One Campylobacterota bacterium DNA window includes the following coding sequences:
- the rsmD gene encoding 16S rRNA (guanine(966)-N(2))-methyltransferase RsmD has translation MKNNPPLTKKIIAGRFKGKTLRLPSKETTRSSKAIVLESFFNTIQFDVIDAVLVEVFSGSGSVGLEALSRGAKKILFMEKDRDAIKTLRHNIAQTDPAACEVFEGDSFSNIAQVKKRLESLGESAFVYVDPPFAYREGMEEIYDKTLDLIAGVPPHLAKLFIIEHMSTLELPDTIGEYRRLKSKKFGKTSLTYYA, from the coding sequence ATGAAAAATAATCCCCCGCTGACCAAAAAAATCATCGCGGGGAGATTTAAGGGCAAAACGCTTCGTCTCCCTTCCAAAGAGACGACCCGCAGTTCCAAAGCGATCGTCCTGGAATCGTTTTTCAATACGATCCAGTTCGACGTGATCGACGCCGTACTCGTCGAAGTATTTTCCGGAAGCGGTTCGGTGGGGCTTGAAGCGCTCAGCCGCGGGGCGAAAAAGATCCTGTTCATGGAAAAAGACCGCGATGCGATCAAAACTCTCCGCCACAATATCGCCCAGACCGACCCTGCCGCCTGCGAAGTATTCGAGGGAGACAGCTTTTCGAATATCGCGCAGGTGAAAAAAAGGCTCGAAAGCCTCGGCGAAAGCGCTTTTGTGTATGTCGATCCCCCTTTTGCCTACCGCGAAGGGATGGAAGAGATTTACGATAAAACCCTTGACCTGATCGCCGGGGTTCCCCCGCATCTGGCAAAACTCTTTATCATCGAGCACATGAGTACGCTGGAACTTCCCGATACGATCGGGGAATATCGGCGTCTCAAGAGCAAAAAATTTGGGAAAACGTCACTGACTTATTACGCCTGA
- a CDS encoding EAL domain-containing protein, producing the protein MNISCGARCKEWSVGTIIFLLSAVVSAFVVVHLDRMRVHDKLHSLQSITHEHASRLHKHIDQSMVLAYPIAAAIETGMDIKNFTFIADKLIEHHPLIHEIALAPGGTITHIVPIKGNEQALGLDLLRHPEQKAEALLALQSGKLTLAGPIRLMQGGEGVVGRLPVFLGEDQKFWGFVLTVISLPDLLDVVEMDDLSRSGYHYRLSRIPPGSDRVQIIAASGSAPLDHPIRQRIAFPNAEWTLSVAPAAGWHDRGTILFQSALGLFISLLLGYIAKQFIELRNRRDTLEHHVAERIAEISLTRKRLELLLRTIPDPVWLKDAEGTYLLCNPMFERFFGAKESEIVGKSDYDFVDRELADFFRAKDRLAMEKHAPSVNEEWLTFADDGHHALMETIKTPMLDETGNLIGILGVARDITERKNAETRITQLSHLYAALSHCNKTIVHASSPEEVFAEVCQGIVSESGISMAWIGLIDPETGFVRPAASYGDTLGYLQGIEISIREDAPSGKGPTGIAIRENRPYWCADFMNDPATAPWHERGEAVGWKSSAALPIHLYGKPAGAFMVYSNHLDAFDEPSRELLVEMAMDIGFAMENFDREAKRKAAEEDLIRTERLLEEMSEAALIGGWEYDVKTGKGAWTKVTARIHDMDPDAPATETVGLSVYEGEWLEKIQNAIHTAITRALPYDVILHMTTPAGNKKWVRAIGIPVIENGEVVRLRGSMQDITAQKTTEEKVHWLAHFDSLTGLPNRTLLNDRLNYAIRIAYRNHTSVALLYLDLDHFKNINENLGHHIGDELLVQVALRIQSMIRESDTLSRQGGDEFMILLSGIDAEGTANVAEKLIESISQPYQIQNYELTITPSIGIALYPGDGTNFTTLSQAADAAMFRAKHNGRNRYCFFAPEMQARSARNLEIENALRHAIARGQLHIHYQPQISLSDGKLIGTEALLRWTHPELGAVSPDEFIPVAEESGQIVAIGDWVLRHALGQLRAWIDAGAEPFIMAVNLSAIQFRNPQLTQRVLEILEELVLPPEHLELELTERIASENPLEAINIMNTLYDNGIRMSIDDFGTGYSSLSYLKQFKAYKLKIDQSFIHDVARNPEDRTIVNTIIKMAHSLNMKTIAEGVETAEQLEILRSAGCDEVQGYYYEKPIPAAEFEQKYVQSFRK; encoded by the coding sequence GTGAACATCTCTTGCGGCGCCCGATGCAAAGAGTGGAGCGTCGGAACGATTATTTTTCTTCTCAGTGCCGTCGTATCGGCATTCGTCGTCGTCCATCTCGACCGGATGAGAGTACACGACAAGCTCCACTCTCTTCAGTCCATCACACACGAACATGCTTCCCGCCTGCACAAACACATCGACCAGAGCATGGTGCTCGCGTATCCGATCGCGGCGGCGATCGAAACCGGAATGGACATCAAAAATTTTACGTTCATTGCCGATAAACTGATCGAACACCATCCCCTGATCCATGAAATCGCCCTGGCTCCGGGGGGTACGATTACCCATATCGTTCCGATAAAAGGGAACGAACAAGCGCTCGGGCTCGATTTGCTCAGGCACCCCGAACAAAAAGCCGAAGCGCTGCTGGCGCTCCAAAGCGGCAAACTCACCCTTGCAGGGCCGATTCGCCTGATGCAAGGAGGCGAAGGGGTTGTCGGGAGACTTCCCGTTTTTCTCGGAGAAGATCAAAAGTTCTGGGGATTCGTCCTGACCGTTATCAGCCTGCCCGATCTGCTGGACGTCGTCGAAATGGATGACCTTTCCCGCAGCGGGTACCACTATCGGCTCTCGCGCATTCCACCGGGTTCAGACCGGGTGCAGATCATCGCGGCATCAGGTTCCGCCCCTCTTGATCACCCCATACGTCAACGCATCGCGTTTCCCAACGCCGAATGGACACTCAGCGTAGCACCCGCTGCGGGATGGCACGATCGGGGAACGATCCTTTTTCAAAGCGCCCTTGGATTGTTCATCAGCCTGTTGCTGGGTTATATCGCGAAACAATTCATCGAACTGCGCAATCGGCGCGACACCCTCGAACACCACGTTGCCGAGCGAATAGCCGAAATTTCGCTCACCCGTAAGCGGCTTGAACTGCTGCTGCGTACCATCCCCGATCCGGTATGGCTCAAAGACGCGGAGGGGACTTATCTGCTGTGCAATCCGATGTTTGAACGTTTTTTCGGTGCCAAAGAATCGGAAATCGTCGGCAAAAGCGATTACGATTTCGTCGATCGGGAACTGGCCGACTTTTTCCGGGCCAAAGACCGCCTGGCGATGGAGAAACACGCCCCCAGCGTCAACGAAGAGTGGCTCACTTTTGCCGACGACGGCCATCATGCCCTGATGGAGACGATCAAAACCCCGATGCTCGACGAAACGGGGAACCTCATCGGTATTCTGGGGGTCGCGCGCGACATTACGGAGCGAAAAAACGCCGAAACGCGAATCACGCAACTCAGTCATCTGTATGCGGCCCTCAGCCACTGCAACAAAACGATCGTCCATGCCTCGTCACCCGAGGAGGTGTTTGCCGAAGTGTGCCAAGGGATTGTTTCCGAAAGCGGCATCAGCATGGCCTGGATCGGCCTTATCGACCCGGAAACGGGATTTGTCCGCCCTGCAGCGTCCTATGGCGATACGCTGGGATATCTGCAAGGGATCGAAATTTCGATCCGGGAAGATGCCCCTTCGGGCAAAGGCCCTACCGGCATCGCCATCCGGGAAAACCGCCCTTACTGGTGTGCCGATTTCATGAATGATCCCGCGACGGCTCCGTGGCATGAGCGCGGCGAAGCGGTCGGATGGAAATCCTCCGCCGCGCTGCCGATTCATCTTTACGGCAAGCCCGCAGGTGCGTTCATGGTCTATTCGAACCATCTCGATGCGTTCGACGAACCCAGCCGCGAACTTCTGGTCGAAATGGCGATGGACATCGGGTTTGCGATGGAAAATTTCGACAGGGAAGCCAAACGCAAAGCGGCCGAAGAAGATCTGATCCGTACCGAAAGGCTGCTCGAAGAGATGAGCGAAGCGGCATTGATCGGTGGATGGGAGTACGACGTCAAAACGGGCAAAGGGGCTTGGACCAAAGTGACCGCACGTATCCACGACATGGACCCCGATGCCCCGGCCACCGAAACGGTCGGCTTGAGCGTTTACGAGGGCGAATGGCTCGAAAAAATACAAAATGCCATTCATACCGCGATAACCCGAGCCCTCCCTTATGATGTGATACTCCATATGACCACCCCCGCGGGGAACAAAAAATGGGTCCGTGCGATCGGTATCCCCGTGATCGAAAACGGTGAGGTGGTCCGCCTCAGAGGATCGATGCAGGACATCACGGCGCAAAAAACGACGGAAGAAAAAGTCCACTGGCTCGCCCATTTCGACTCTCTTACAGGGCTTCCGAACCGAACCCTGCTCAACGACCGCCTCAATTACGCCATCCGGATCGCCTACCGCAACCACACGTCGGTTGCACTCCTCTATCTCGATCTCGACCATTTCAAAAACATCAACGAAAACCTCGGCCACCACATCGGCGACGAACTGCTCGTCCAGGTGGCCTTGCGGATCCAGTCGATGATCCGCGAATCCGATACCCTCTCACGTCAGGGAGGGGACGAGTTTATGATCCTCCTCTCGGGCATCGATGCCGAGGGGACCGCGAATGTCGCCGAAAAGCTGATCGAAAGCATTTCGCAGCCCTACCAGATCCAGAATTACGAACTTACGATCACGCCCTCCATCGGAATCGCCCTCTACCCCGGTGACGGTACGAACTTCACCACTCTCTCACAGGCGGCGGATGCGGCGATGTTCCGGGCCAAGCATAACGGCCGAAACCGCTATTGCTTTTTTGCCCCCGAGATGCAGGCCCGTTCGGCCCGCAACCTCGAAATCGAAAACGCTCTTCGGCACGCGATCGCGCGCGGTCAACTCCATATCCACTACCAGCCGCAAATCTCTTTGAGCGACGGAAAACTGATCGGCACCGAAGCGCTGCTGCGATGGACCCATCCCGAACTCGGGGCCGTTTCTCCCGATGAATTCATCCCCGTCGCCGAAGAGAGCGGACAGATCGTCGCCATCGGAGACTGGGTATTGCGCCATGCGCTTGGACAGCTCAGAGCCTGGATCGACGCGGGTGCCGAACCGTTCATTATGGCCGTCAACCTTTCCGCCATCCAGTTTCGCAACCCCCAGCTCACCCAAAGGGTTTTGGAGATTCTCGAAGAGCTGGTCCTCCCCCCCGAACATCTCGAACTTGAGCTGACCGAACGGATCGCCTCGGAAAATCCGCTCGAAGCGATCAACATCATGAATACCCTCTACGATAACGGGATCCGGATGTCGATCGACGATTTCGGAACCGGCTACTCGTCACTGAGCTACCTGAAACAGTTCAAAGCCTATAAACTCAAAATCGACCAGTCATTTATTCACGACGTCGCCCGGAATCCCGAAGACCGTACCATCGTCAACACGATCATCAAAATGGCCCACAGCCTCAACATGAAAACAATTGCCGAAGGGGTCGAAACGGCCGAACAACTGGAGATTTTACGAAGTGCCGGATGCGACGAGGTACAGGGGTACTACTACGAAAAGCCGATCCCCGCAGCGGAATTCGAACAAAAATACGTTCAGTCGTTTCGCAAATAG
- a CDS encoding ABC transporter permease, which translates to MPLFSMVSLAGVILFSFLGPFFYTVDPQYFNPNAILLPPSSAYWFGTDRLGRDMLARLMEGGQVSLLIGLGSALFSTFIGLMYGVSAALLRGGFDKLFIVVVDLFLTFPTLFLLLTLVSYVNASIWVLIVIISVTGWMSTARLIRSESFAISSKPFIRILRIAGVNPLRIILKYYAPLLSPIVLVSFTFGVGGAILAESGLSFLGLGITPPQMSWGSILSTGKEVIDIAWWVSFFPGLMIFIVTFALMNISNDVQARMNRKEVR; encoded by the coding sequence ATGCCCCTCTTTAGCATGGTCTCCCTCGCGGGGGTCATCCTTTTTTCTTTTCTCGGCCCTTTTTTCTATACGGTCGATCCGCAGTATTTCAATCCGAATGCCATTCTCCTTCCCCCCTCGTCGGCCTACTGGTTCGGCACCGACCGTTTGGGGCGGGACATGCTCGCGCGCTTGATGGAGGGTGGGCAGGTCTCGCTGCTGATCGGCCTGGGGAGCGCTCTTTTTTCGACTTTTATCGGGCTGATGTACGGGGTAAGCGCCGCACTGTTGCGGGGCGGGTTCGACAAGCTTTTTATTGTCGTCGTCGATTTGTTCCTGACGTTTCCGACCCTGTTTTTGCTGCTGACACTGGTCAGCTACGTCAACGCGTCGATCTGGGTGCTGATCGTGATCATTTCGGTAACGGGATGGATGAGCACCGCGCGACTGATCCGTTCGGAGAGTTTCGCGATCTCCTCAAAACCGTTTATCCGCATTTTACGCATCGCGGGGGTCAACCCGCTCAGGATCATATTGAAATATTATGCCCCGCTGCTTTCACCGATCGTTCTGGTCAGTTTTACGTTCGGGGTAGGGGGGGCGATCCTGGCCGAATCGGGATTGTCGTTTCTGGGACTGGGGATCACGCCGCCGCAGATGAGCTGGGGGAGTATCCTCAGTACGGGCAAAGAGGTGATCGACATCGCGTGGTGGGTGAGTTTCTTTCCGGGGCTGATGATCTTTATCGTGACGTTTGCGCTGATGAATATTTCAAACGACGTGCAGGCGCGCATGAACCGCAAAGAGGTTCGATAG
- a CDS encoding rod-binding protein: protein MDVSHVQYQKPVPTVGTKEGDAILKEKTDQFEAIIVKMLLDEAMKDEKNLFSANDPGDKIFKSMYREELSNASAGGFGFSQMLFEHLSQKGVKN, encoded by the coding sequence ATGGACGTTTCACACGTACAGTATCAAAAGCCCGTCCCGACCGTGGGGACGAAAGAAGGGGACGCAATCCTCAAGGAAAAAACGGACCAGTTCGAAGCGATCATTGTGAAGATGTTGCTCGATGAAGCGATGAAGGATGAAAAAAACCTTTTCAGCGCTAACGATCCGGGAGACAAAATCTTCAAATCGATGTACCGTGAGGAACTTTCCAACGCCAGTGCGGGAGGGTTCGGATTTTCGCAAATGCTGTTTGAACATTTGAGTCAAAAAGGGGTGAAAAACTAA
- a CDS encoding flagellar biosynthesis anti-sigma factor FlgM: MISSVNSSIMKGVYQETSLKPKEQEKSSQSVSKQGDTSRIEEIKSSIEKGEYRVDIEALAKRIAQELT; encoded by the coding sequence ATGATCTCAAGTGTGAACAGCTCAATCATGAAAGGCGTTTACCAAGAAACGTCGCTTAAGCCGAAAGAACAGGAAAAATCCTCTCAGTCGGTTTCCAAACAAGGTGACACCAGCCGGATCGAAGAGATCAAGTCTTCGATCGAAAAAGGCGAATACCGTGTCGATATCGAAGCGTTGGCGAAGCGCATCGCGCAAGAGCTGACTTAA
- a CDS encoding flagellar basal body P-ring protein FlgI: MRVIVAFFLLLSSLQAARVGELANVVGVRDNQIIGYSLVVGLKKTGDGTTSKFTLQSIANMLKAMNIDMNPVDIKSKNVAAVVVTAKFAPFARQGDTFDVVVSSIGDAKSLEGGTLLMTPLKGVDGKIYALAQGPVSIGGKNERGAGSESHPTAGMVYGGGLVEREIQQDLYHQQNATLSLKTSNFTNAVAIQNAINDRYRGEVATALDSRTIKLQLPKNRSMVEFLAEVQNLDVNYAQEQKIIINERTGTIVAGVDVEVKPVVITQGDMTVKVLSQDNVAKPAGSVAMDKSLVIGLNENEIYTEKGTTTVANIARSLQKLGATPKEMIAILQAMKSAGAITVDLEVI, from the coding sequence ATGAGAGTCATCGTAGCGTTTTTTTTACTCCTTTCATCACTGCAGGCCGCCCGGGTCGGTGAACTCGCCAATGTCGTAGGGGTGCGTGACAACCAGATTATCGGATACTCGCTTGTCGTCGGTCTGAAAAAAACGGGAGACGGAACCACCTCGAAATTTACCCTCCAGTCGATCGCCAACATGCTCAAAGCGATGAACATCGACATGAACCCGGTCGACATTAAATCCAAAAACGTCGCCGCCGTCGTCGTCACGGCCAAATTTGCTCCGTTCGCCCGCCAGGGGGATACATTCGACGTGGTTGTCTCTTCGATCGGGGACGCGAAATCCCTGGAGGGGGGGACGCTTTTGATGACGCCGCTCAAAGGGGTGGACGGGAAAATCTACGCACTTGCGCAGGGACCGGTGAGCATCGGCGGAAAAAACGAGCGGGGTGCGGGTTCCGAATCGCATCCGACCGCCGGCATGGTGTACGGCGGCGGGCTTGTCGAACGTGAAATCCAGCAGGACCTTTACCATCAGCAAAACGCGACGCTCTCACTCAAAACATCGAATTTTACGAATGCGGTTGCGATCCAAAACGCGATCAACGACCGTTATCGGGGTGAAGTCGCGACAGCCCTCGATTCCCGCACGATCAAACTGCAGCTCCCCAAAAACCGTTCGATGGTCGAGTTCCTGGCCGAAGTGCAGAATCTGGACGTCAACTACGCCCAGGAGCAGAAAATCATCATCAACGAGCGGACGGGGACGATCGTCGCGGGAGTCGACGTCGAAGTCAAACCCGTCGTCATCACGCAAGGCGACATGACGGTCAAAGTGCTTTCGCAGGACAATGTGGCCAAGCCTGCCGGAAGCGTCGCGATGGATAAAAGCCTTGTCATCGGGCTGAACGAAAACGAAATCTATACCGAAAAAGGGACGACGACGGTCGCGAATATCGCCCGTTCGCTCCAGAAACTCGGGGCAACCCCCAAAGAGATGATCGCCATTTTACAGGCGATGAAAAGCGCCGGTGCCATTACCGTAGACCTGGAGGTGATCTGA
- a CDS encoding glutathionylspermidine synthase family protein yields the protein MVTLEKVTPIDDRVLEQIGFHWHTDAEAGKYVADELVVVTDAEAEAYYEAANELYDMYATAAQHVIDNNLFFELGIPFNLVETIKKSWENDVHWHLYGRFDLAGGIGGAPIKLIEFNADTPTALFETAIIQWAILKHNRMNEERQFNNVYAAISDNFRRLVTLFDDPALFERHYEGWQILFSAMSGNIEEEQTVRLLQQMAIDAGFATGFEPLGGVKFDDEGIYDSTETPYEYWFKLFPWEDIAIEEPELATQLQTIMLNQKAIILNPAYTLLFQSKGMMKILCDLFPDSPYLLKTSFEPLKGVPYVEKRMFGREGANVKILDISGNVTASHDGPYANFKPIYQEYVEFPRDTRGNAYQAGVFFAYEACGLGFRRGGDILDNLSKFVGHVLR from the coding sequence ATGGTTACACTCGAAAAAGTCACCCCCATCGACGACCGGGTCCTGGAGCAGATCGGTTTTCACTGGCATACCGACGCTGAGGCGGGCAAATACGTCGCCGATGAGCTCGTGGTCGTGACCGACGCCGAAGCCGAAGCCTACTACGAAGCGGCCAACGAGCTCTACGACATGTACGCGACCGCCGCGCAACACGTCATCGACAATAACCTGTTTTTCGAACTCGGAATCCCCTTCAATCTGGTCGAAACGATCAAGAAAAGCTGGGAGAACGACGTTCACTGGCATCTCTACGGGCGCTTCGACCTCGCCGGGGGAATCGGCGGGGCACCGATCAAACTGATCGAGTTCAACGCCGATACCCCGACCGCCCTATTCGAAACGGCGATCATCCAATGGGCGATCCTCAAACACAACCGCATGAACGAAGAACGGCAGTTTAACAACGTTTATGCGGCCATCAGCGACAATTTCCGCCGCCTCGTCACCCTGTTCGACGACCCCGCGCTGTTCGAACGTCATTACGAAGGGTGGCAAATCCTCTTTAGCGCGATGAGCGGCAATATCGAGGAAGAGCAGACGGTCAGGCTACTGCAGCAGATGGCGATCGATGCGGGATTCGCAACCGGATTCGAACCGCTCGGCGGCGTCAAATTCGACGACGAGGGAATCTACGACAGCACCGAAACCCCTTATGAGTATTGGTTCAAACTGTTTCCGTGGGAAGACATCGCCATCGAAGAGCCCGAACTCGCGACCCAGCTTCAGACAATCATGCTCAACCAAAAGGCGATTATCCTCAATCCCGCCTATACCCTGCTGTTCCAATCGAAAGGGATGATGAAAATCCTGTGCGACCTCTTCCCCGATTCGCCGTACCTTCTCAAAACTTCCTTCGAACCGCTCAAGGGAGTTCCGTACGTCGAGAAACGGATGTTCGGGCGCGAGGGAGCGAACGTCAAAATCCTTGATATCTCCGGAAACGTTACCGCTTCCCATGACGGTCCCTACGCCAATTTCAAACCGATCTACCAAGAATACGTCGAATTCCCCCGCGATACGCGGGGGAACGCCTACCAGGCGGGAGTGTTCTTCGCGTACGAGGCGTGCGGCCTCGGGTTCCGCCGAGGGGGAGACATTCTGGACAACCTCTCCAAATTCGTGGGACACGTCCTGCGATGA
- the flgK gene encoding flagellar hook-associated protein FlgK: MASIFNALHIGYSGLNAAQIGIDTTGHNISNAETEGYSRQRVVTSTAFPVSVDPGQRGNGTQITEIVRIFDSFVYNRYSNTAQSKAYSDTMKKHLEELSTYFPDIDNIGIKADLQNYFNGWQALANNPGNSALKVALAQQAQTMTQHISQTRDQIAALQSSVNDQIKINVEEVNRIAEKIAGLNKSINEAEAGGINNANDLRDQRSQLEMTLSELMGAKTVVQGAKTNNAVDSDIAVEEGNYTILVGGFNIVDGSNFHPIGIESASSAKGFNTLYYERQDGVQMPFAQDVRGGKIGALLELRGSIIGDDGEFENGFLQETIDNLDTLAAGLIEATNNLYAQSATSSMQSTPQPYTDTHTLLTTGKNFSAGTFDIVVYDINGNVAARRTITIDDATVMGSMPAPPANSIVGQLNAVQDDTGDGNALNDIDDMLLTQFGTADNILRIDFISGSGLAEQGYTFAIEDNGTNFAGVLGLSRFFDGDSAKNIDLNMDIKTDVSNIRGFKAPVDGNAGTALGMVELQFTKVSFLHRSNATIDTIYGFYDSTATTVGTMTNSVILGNDTITAQFNAIKQEHDSISKVSIDEEMANLIRYQTSYGAAAKVITTIDQMMQTLLGLKQ, encoded by the coding sequence ATGGCTTCCATCTTCAATGCCCTTCATATCGGTTACAGCGGTCTTAATGCCGCCCAGATCGGGATCGATACGACTGGTCACAATATTTCCAACGCCGAAACCGAAGGGTATTCCCGCCAGCGGGTGGTGACGTCGACCGCGTTTCCCGTCAGCGTCGATCCGGGACAGCGCGGGAACGGGACTCAAATCACCGAAATCGTCCGTATCTTCGATTCGTTTGTGTATAACCGTTATTCCAATACGGCACAATCCAAAGCCTATTCGGATACGATGAAAAAGCATCTCGAAGAACTCTCCACCTATTTTCCCGACATTGACAACATCGGGATCAAAGCGGACCTTCAGAACTATTTCAACGGATGGCAGGCATTGGCCAACAACCCCGGCAACAGTGCGTTGAAAGTGGCATTGGCGCAGCAGGCGCAAACGATGACGCAACATATCAGTCAGACACGCGATCAAATTGCCGCACTGCAGAGTTCGGTGAACGATCAGATCAAAATCAATGTGGAAGAGGTCAACCGCATTGCCGAAAAAATTGCGGGACTGAACAAATCGATCAACGAAGCCGAAGCCGGCGGGATCAACAACGCCAACGACCTTAGAGACCAGCGCAGTCAGTTGGAGATGACCCTCTCTGAACTGATGGGGGCGAAAACGGTCGTGCAAGGTGCCAAGACCAACAACGCCGTAGATAGCGATATCGCGGTAGAAGAGGGGAATTACACGATCCTTGTGGGCGGTTTCAACATCGTCGACGGTTCGAACTTCCATCCGATCGGTATTGAAAGCGCCAGCAGCGCCAAAGGGTTCAATACGCTCTATTATGAACGTCAAGACGGAGTGCAGATGCCTTTTGCCCAGGATGTCCGGGGCGGAAAAATCGGTGCTCTACTCGAGCTGCGCGGCTCCATCATCGGAGATGACGGCGAGTTTGAAAACGGCTTTTTACAAGAGACGATCGACAATCTCGATACTCTTGCCGCAGGATTGATTGAAGCGACGAACAACCTGTACGCGCAGAGTGCAACTTCGTCGATGCAGTCGACACCGCAGCCGTATACGGATACGCACACGCTGTTGACGACGGGAAAAAATTTCAGTGCCGGTACTTTCGACATCGTCGTATACGATATTAACGGAAATGTTGCGGCCCGTCGTACGATCACGATCGACGATGCGACGGTGATGGGTTCGATGCCGGCTCCTCCGGCAAACAGTATCGTAGGGCAGCTCAATGCGGTTCAGGACGATACGGGTGATGGAAATGCGCTGAACGACATCGATGATATGCTCTTGACACAGTTCGGGACGGCAGACAACATTCTGCGGATCGATTTTATATCGGGTAGCGGTCTGGCGGAGCAGGGGTATACATTTGCGATCGAAGACAACGGCACCAATTTTGCCGGGGTATTGGGGCTGAGCCGTTTCTTCGACGGCGACAGTGCCAAAAATATCGATCTGAACATGGACATTAAAACTGACGTTAGCAATATACGGGGATTTAAGGCTCCTGTAGACGGGAATGCCGGAACCGCACTGGGGATGGTCGAATTGCAGTTTACCAAAGTCAGCTTTTTGCACCGTTCGAACGCAACCATCGACACGATATACGGGTTTTACGATTCGACCGCAACGACAGTCGGCACCATGACGAATTCCGTTATTCTTGGCAATGATACGATTACGGCGCAATTCAATGCGATTAAACAAGAACACGACTCGATCTCCAAAGTGAGCATCGACGAAGAGATGGCCAATCTCATCCGCTACCAGACCTCTTACGGCGCCGCCGCGAAAGTCATTACGACGATCGATCAGATGATGCAGACGCTTCTGGGGCTGAAGCAGTAA
- a CDS encoding (2Fe-2S)-binding protein, translated as MIVCACRSVTLEEIIEAMERHGNDAETIQSITCVGQGCTECLDPACSDVDLPFPYALLNAEAILKRS; from the coding sequence ATGATCGTCTGCGCCTGCCGAAGCGTCACGCTCGAAGAGATCATCGAAGCGATGGAACGCCACGGCAACGACGCAGAAACGATCCAAAGCATCACCTGCGTCGGGCAGGGATGCACCGAATGCCTCGACCCCGCCTGCAGCGACGTCGATCTCCCTTTCCCCTATGCGCTCCTGAACGCCGAAGCAATCCTGAAAAGGTCCTGA
- a CDS encoding exonuclease domain-containing protein, whose protein sequence is MLIFFDTETTGTDVQDRICAVGIVWEEQLHEEFIHPGKKIPPSASAVHQITNEMVADAPPFSRSQSCAILKRLNLAANTLVSHNAPFDLAMLSKEGIEWQGEVVDTLKCAKALMDDLEGYALQFLRYELRLYREEEAFFAAEGVTVSPHRPLSDALHVRMLYTYLLDLADPQKLIDISRSHVLLNRLPFGKYAKKRIEEIALKDPGYLKWMLDSLHDMDEDLRYSIEHYLRND, encoded by the coding sequence ATGCTGATCTTTTTCGACACCGAAACCACCGGGACCGATGTTCAAGACCGCATCTGCGCCGTCGGGATCGTGTGGGAAGAGCAGCTGCATGAAGAGTTCATCCACCCGGGGAAAAAGATACCGCCCTCGGCCTCGGCGGTGCATCAGATCACGAATGAGATGGTTGCGGATGCCCCCCCGTTTTCCCGTTCGCAAAGCTGCGCAATCCTCAAACGGCTCAACCTCGCTGCCAACACGCTCGTGTCGCACAATGCGCCGTTTGATCTTGCCATGCTCTCCAAAGAGGGGATCGAATGGCAAGGCGAGGTGGTCGATACCCTCAAATGCGCCAAAGCGCTGATGGACGATCTGGAGGGATATGCTTTGCAGTTTCTGCGATACGAATTACGGCTCTATCGGGAGGAAGAGGCGTTTTTTGCCGCCGAGGGCGTTACGGTATCTCCCCACCGACCTTTGAGCGATGCGCTTCACGTTCGGATGCTCTACACGTATCTGCTGGACCTCGCCGACCCTCAAAAGCTGATCGACATTTCACGCTCTCATGTCCTGCTCAACCGTCTCCCTTTCGGAAAATACGCCAAAAAACGGATCGAGGAAATCGCCCTCAAAGATCCCGGCTATCTCAAATGGATGCTCGATTCCCTCCACGATATGGATGAAGATCTTCGCTACAGCATCGAGCACTATTTGCGAAACGACTGA